Proteins encoded together in one Coffea arabica cultivar ET-39 chromosome 2c, Coffea Arabica ET-39 HiFi, whole genome shotgun sequence window:
- the LOC113725852 gene encoding pyruvate, phosphate dikinase regulatory protein 1, chloroplastic, translated as MISSTTLGFSNLTPTTTTASSVSEPKSKSEPASPSDKPSRKIRSSPQLNRWSRARAVRSGRKLDRRVQKITSTAGSLVRIDSNNSSNSINWESESGEESGGISGMDETEVTAGGKSIYMVSDGTGWTAEHSVNAALGQFEHCLVDRVCPVSTHLFSGIDDVERLMEVIKQAAKEGAMLVYTLADPSMAESAKQACQLWGIPSADILGPITESIASHLGVSPSGLPRWARGRSSSLSEDYFRRIEAVEFTIKQDDGALPENLHKADIVLAGVSRTGKTPLSIYLSQKGYKVANVPIVMNVKLPSALFEIDPEKVFGLTINAVVLHTIRSARSRTLGFAEDIRSNYSEMDHVKEELEFAAKIFAQNPVWPVIEVTGKAIEETAAIVLRLFHDRKNRCSMPRISKRY; from the exons atgatttcttctacaaCCTTAGGCTTCTCAAACCTCACTCCGACGACGACGACAGCCTCGTCCGTCTCCGAGCCGAAGTCCAAGTCTGAACCTGCATCTCCATCCGACAAACCTTCCCGAAAAATCAGAAGTAGCCCGCAACTAAACCGGTGGTCCCGTGCTCGCGCAGTCCGTTCTGGCCGGAAATTAGACCGCCGGGTTCAGAAAATTACCAGCACCGCCGGTTCTCTAGTTCGTATTGACAGTAACAATAGTTCTAATTCTATTAATTGGGAAAGTGAGTCGGGTGAAGAGAGTGGTGGGATCAGCGGAATGGATGAAACGGAAGTAACGGCGGGTGGGAAGTCAATTTACATGGTGTCTGATGGGACCGGCTGGACGGCGGAGCATTCCGTCAATGCTGCCTTAGGGCAGTTTGAACATTGCTTGGTCGATCGGGTTTGTCCCGTTAGTACCCATTTGTTCTCTGGG ATTGATGATGTTGAGCGGTTGATGGAGGTTATCAAGCAAGCAGCCAAAGAAGGAGCAATGCTTGTCTATACTCTGGCTGACCCCTCCATGGCTGAATCTGCCAAACAAGCATGCCAGCTTTGGGGTATACCATCAGCTGATATCCTTGGTCCAATAACAGAATCAATTGCATCCCACCTGGGTGTTTCACCTTCAGGGCTCCCGCGTTGGGCTCGTGGACGGAGCAGCTCCCTTAGTGAGGACTACTTCCGCAGGATCGAAGCAGTTGAATTCACTATAAAGCAAGATGATGGGGCCTTACCCGAAAACTTGCATAAAGCAGATATTGTTCTTGCTGGTGTGTCTCGCACTGGAAAAACACCACTTTCAATATACCTGTCACAAAAAGGATACAAAGTGGCAAATGTTCCTATTGTAATGAATGTAAAGTTGCCAAGTGCTCTTTTTGAGATTGACCCAGAAAAGGTTTTTGGTCTCACTATCAATGCTGTTGTTCTGCATACCATCAGAAGTGCAAGATCAAGGACCTTGGGCTTTGCTGAAGACATAAGGAGCAACTATTCTGAAATGGACCATGTAAAAGAAGAGCTGGAATTTGCTGCTAAAATTTTTGCCCAAAATCCTGTCTGGCCAGTCATTG AAGTCACAGGGAAGGCAATTGAAGAAACAGCAGCGATTGTACTAAGACTTTTCCATGATAGAAAGAATAGGTGCTCAATGCCAAGAATTTCCAAACGCTATTAG
- the LOC113725853 gene encoding uncharacterized protein isoform X2 produces the protein MENPKLQEHMGSENLSSINEVSELVDKGAQKISVSHQTNGVEDYTARKASDSFIVDIERFASHLSTDKDINANSRITRSLSRKASQQRGGEKKSNPIANGEKGYGSIASSPRASLLQGGSSSTPEKPMVLVVGATEHSHSPQVHNPITIVTGSLAGPTESRISTASRRFSLRRSSSPSWTVDPRRILFIFATLSSMGTILLIYFTLSMNKFTGHDNGLN, from the exons ATGGAAAACCCAAAGCTGCAG GAACATATGGGGTCTGAGAATCTGAGCTCAATCAATGAAGTCAGTGAATTGGTAGACAAAGGTGCCCAGAAAATATCAGTTTCCCATCAAACAAATGGTGTGGAGGACTACACAGCCCGGAAAGCATCTGATAGCTTCATAGTGGATATAGAGCGTTTCGCATCACATCTCAGTACTGACAAAGATATCAACGCCAACTCCAGAATTACA agAAGCCTTTCAAGAAAAGCGTCGCAGCAGCGAGGTGGCGAAAAGAAATCCAATCCCATTGCCAATGGTGAGAAAGGCTATGGCTCCATTGCAAGTTCACCAAGAG CTTCTTTATTGCAAGGGGGTAGCAGTAGCACGCCCGAAAAGCCGATGGTGCTGGTGGTGGGCGCCACCGAGCACTCCCACAGCCCACAAGTTCATAATCCCATAACTATCGTGACCGGCAGCCTTGCCGGACCAACCGAAAGCAGGATCAGCACCGCCAGCAGAAGATTCAGTTTAAGACGATCATCTTCTCCCTCTTGGACTGTTGACCCCAGAAGAATCCTTTTCATCTTTGCCACATT ATCAAGCATGGGAACAATACTACTCATCTACTTCACACTATCAATGAACAAGTTCACTGGACATGACAATGGCCTCAATTGA
- the LOC113725853 gene encoding uncharacterized protein isoform X1 — protein MENPKLQLQEHMGSENLSSINEVSELVDKGAQKISVSHQTNGVEDYTARKASDSFIVDIERFASHLSTDKDINANSRITRSLSRKASQQRGGEKKSNPIANGEKGYGSIASSPRASLLQGGSSSTPEKPMVLVVGATEHSHSPQVHNPITIVTGSLAGPTESRISTASRRFSLRRSSSPSWTVDPRRILFIFATLSSMGTILLIYFTLSMNKFTGHDNGLN, from the exons ATGGAAAACCCAAAGCTGCAG CTGCAGGAACATATGGGGTCTGAGAATCTGAGCTCAATCAATGAAGTCAGTGAATTGGTAGACAAAGGTGCCCAGAAAATATCAGTTTCCCATCAAACAAATGGTGTGGAGGACTACACAGCCCGGAAAGCATCTGATAGCTTCATAGTGGATATAGAGCGTTTCGCATCACATCTCAGTACTGACAAAGATATCAACGCCAACTCCAGAATTACA agAAGCCTTTCAAGAAAAGCGTCGCAGCAGCGAGGTGGCGAAAAGAAATCCAATCCCATTGCCAATGGTGAGAAAGGCTATGGCTCCATTGCAAGTTCACCAAGAG CTTCTTTATTGCAAGGGGGTAGCAGTAGCACGCCCGAAAAGCCGATGGTGCTGGTGGTGGGCGCCACCGAGCACTCCCACAGCCCACAAGTTCATAATCCCATAACTATCGTGACCGGCAGCCTTGCCGGACCAACCGAAAGCAGGATCAGCACCGCCAGCAGAAGATTCAGTTTAAGACGATCATCTTCTCCCTCTTGGACTGTTGACCCCAGAAGAATCCTTTTCATCTTTGCCACATT ATCAAGCATGGGAACAATACTACTCATCTACTTCACACTATCAATGAACAAGTTCACTGGACATGACAATGGCCTCAATTGA